From the Pseudomonas sp. SORT22 genome, one window contains:
- the livM gene encoding high-affinity branched-chain amino acid ABC transporter permease LivM: MSAAKTTTFDIKRSLIDTVLAGLISLIVFGPIVGVVLDGYSFNLEPTRVAWLVAGVMVGRFFLSLFLQTPKGQSILQGFEGSGSGVHVLAPDYKSRLRWIIPALIVIAIVFPFFANKYLLTVVILGLIYVLLGLGLNIVVGLAGLLDLGYVAFYAIGAYGLALGYQYLGLGFWTVLPLAAIAAALAGCILGFPVLRMHGDYLAIVTLGFGEIIRLVLNNWLSFTGGPNGMPVPSPTFMGLEFGRRAKDGGVPFHEFFGIAYNPNVKFLFIYIVLFLVVLAVLYIKHRLTRMPVGRAWEALREDEIACRSMGLNHVLVKLSAFTLGASTAGLAGVFFASYQGFVNPSSFTFFESALILAIVVLGGMGSTVGVVIAAFVLTVAPELLRSFSEYRVLLFGVLMVLMMIWRPRGLIRISRTGVVPRKGVAP; this comes from the coding sequence ATGTCTGCTGCCAAAACAACTACATTCGATATCAAGCGCAGCCTGATCGATACGGTCCTCGCCGGGCTGATTTCCCTGATCGTTTTCGGGCCCATCGTCGGCGTGGTGCTCGACGGCTACAGCTTCAACCTTGAACCGACCCGTGTCGCCTGGCTGGTGGCCGGGGTGATGGTCGGGCGGTTTTTCCTCAGCCTGTTCCTGCAGACGCCCAAGGGCCAGTCGATTCTCCAGGGCTTCGAGGGCAGTGGTTCCGGCGTGCACGTGCTGGCGCCGGACTACAAGTCGCGGCTGCGCTGGATCATTCCGGCACTGATCGTGATTGCCATCGTCTTCCCGTTCTTCGCCAACAAGTACCTGCTGACCGTGGTCATCCTCGGCCTGATCTACGTACTGCTGGGTCTGGGCCTGAACATCGTGGTAGGTCTTGCCGGCCTGCTCGACCTGGGTTACGTGGCCTTCTACGCCATCGGCGCCTACGGCCTGGCCCTGGGTTACCAGTACCTGGGCCTGGGCTTCTGGACGGTGTTGCCCCTGGCGGCAATCGCTGCGGCGCTGGCCGGGTGCATATTGGGCTTTCCGGTGCTGAGGATGCATGGCGACTACCTGGCCATCGTTACCCTCGGCTTTGGTGAGATCATCCGTCTGGTGCTCAACAACTGGCTGTCGTTCACCGGCGGTCCCAACGGCATGCCGGTGCCGTCGCCAACCTTCATGGGCCTGGAGTTCGGCCGTCGGGCCAAGGACGGCGGGGTGCCGTTCCACGAGTTCTTCGGCATTGCCTACAACCCCAACGTGAAATTCCTGTTCATCTACATCGTGCTGTTCCTGGTGGTGCTGGCGGTGCTGTACATCAAGCACCGGTTGACCCGCATGCCGGTCGGCCGCGCCTGGGAAGCGCTGCGCGAAGACGAGATCGCCTGCCGGTCCATGGGCCTGAACCATGTGCTGGTGAAGCTCTCGGCCTTCACCCTCGGCGCCTCTACCGCCGGCCTTGCCGGGGTGTTCTTTGCCAGCTACCAGGGCTTCGTCAACCCGTCGTCGTTCACCTTCTTCGAGTCGGCGCTGATCCTTGCCATCGTCGTGCTCGGCGGCATGGGCTCGACCGTCGGCGTGGTGATTGCTGCGTTCGTGCTGACCGTGGCGCCGGAGCTATTGCGCAGCTTCTCCGAGTACCGGGTGCTGCTGTTCGGCGTGCTGATGGTGTTGATGATGATCTGGAGACCGCGCGGCCTGATTCGTATCAGCCGTACCGGTGTAGTCCCGCGTAAAGGAGTGGCGCCATGA
- a CDS encoding branched-chain amino acid ABC transporter substrate-binding protein, translated as MSQTFYKKGFLALAVATALGVSSYVQADIKIGVAGPMTGANAAFGEQYMKGAQAAADKVNAAGGVNGEKIVLVKGDDACEPKQAVAVANRLVDQDKVIGVVGHFCSSNTIPASEVYDEAGVIAITPGSTNPAVTERGLTGMFRMCGRDDQQGIVAGDYIVDVLKGKKVVVLHDKDTYGQGLADATKAQLVKRGVTPVLYEGLTRGEKDFSAVVTKIRGAGADVVYFGGLHPEAGPLVRQLREAGLKDVKFMSDDGIVTDELVATAGGAQYVDGVYMTFGADPRLLPDSKAVVEEFRKGGTEPEGYTLYAYASVQALAAAFNGAKSNKGEDAAKWLKANPVQTVMGEKKWDSKGDLTVSDYVVYQWDKDGKYHQLEKQK; from the coding sequence ATGTCGCAGACGTTTTACAAGAAAGGCTTTCTGGCCCTCGCCGTAGCTACGGCGCTGGGCGTTTCTTCGTATGTTCAGGCCGACATCAAGATCGGCGTAGCAGGCCCGATGACCGGTGCCAACGCAGCGTTTGGCGAGCAGTACATGAAAGGTGCACAGGCAGCGGCTGACAAGGTCAATGCCGCGGGCGGCGTCAACGGCGAGAAGATCGTGCTGGTCAAGGGCGACGATGCCTGCGAGCCGAAGCAGGCCGTGGCGGTGGCCAACCGCCTGGTCGACCAGGACAAGGTGATCGGTGTGGTCGGGCACTTCTGCTCGTCCAACACCATTCCGGCGTCTGAGGTGTATGACGAAGCCGGTGTCATCGCCATCACCCCGGGCTCGACCAACCCGGCGGTTACCGAACGCGGCCTGACTGGCATGTTTCGCATGTGCGGACGTGACGACCAGCAGGGCATCGTCGCCGGCGACTACATCGTCGACGTGCTCAAGGGCAAGAAGGTTGTCGTCCTGCATGACAAGGACACCTACGGCCAGGGCCTGGCCGATGCGACCAAGGCTCAACTGGTCAAACGCGGCGTGACACCGGTGCTGTACGAAGGCCTGACCCGTGGCGAGAAAGACTTCAGCGCCGTGGTCACCAAGATTCGTGGTGCCGGTGCCGACGTCGTCTACTTCGGTGGCCTGCACCCGGAAGCCGGTCCACTGGTGCGACAACTGCGTGAAGCGGGCCTGAAAGACGTCAAGTTCATGTCCGACGACGGCATCGTAACCGACGAACTGGTGGCCACTGCCGGTGGCGCGCAATACGTCGATGGCGTGTACATGACCTTCGGCGCCGACCCGCGCCTGCTGCCAGACAGCAAGGCGGTGGTCGAGGAGTTCCGCAAAGGCGGCACCGAGCCAGAAGGCTACACCCTGTATGCCTACGCTTCGGTCCAGGCCCTGGCTGCAGCCTTCAACGGCGCCAAGTCGAACAAGGGCGAAGACGCTGCCAAGTGGCTCAAGGCCAACCCGGTGCAAACCGTGATGGGCGAGAAAAAGTGGGACAGCAAGGGCGACCTGACGGTCTCTGACTATGTGGTCTACCAGTGGGACAAGGACGGCAAGTACCACCAACTGGAAAAACAAAAATAA
- the pncB gene encoding nicotinate phosphoribosyltransferase, translating to MSESAFADRIVQNLLDTDFYKLTMMQAVLHNYPNVDVEWEFRCRNGEDLRPYLAQIREQIEQLCELSLGNGQLGFLEQISFMKPDFLRFLGLFRFNLRYLQLGVENDQLYLRLRGPWLHVILFEVPLLAIISEVRNRHRHPQAKLSDARDQLYRKFDWLKANASSEELAELQVADFGTRRRFSYKVQEEVVRVLKEDFPARFVGTSNVHLARKLDIKPLGTMAHEWIMAHQQLGPRLIDSQIAALDCWVREYRGLLGIALTDCITMDAFLTDFDLYFAKLFDGLRHDSGDPVQWAEKAISHYRKLGIDPMTKTLVFSDGLNLTKSLEIFRALRGRINVSFGIGTNLTCDLPGVAPMSIVLKMTDCNGQPVAKISDEAAKTQCRDENFVAYLRHVFKVSKE from the coding sequence ATGAGCGAGAGTGCATTTGCCGATCGCATCGTGCAGAACCTGCTCGACACCGATTTCTACAAGCTGACCATGATGCAGGCCGTGCTGCACAACTACCCCAACGTCGACGTGGAATGGGAGTTCCGCTGCCGCAATGGTGAAGACCTGCGCCCTTATCTGGCGCAGATCCGCGAGCAGATCGAGCAGTTGTGCGAACTGAGCCTGGGTAATGGCCAGTTGGGCTTCCTCGAGCAGATCAGCTTCATGAAGCCGGACTTCCTGCGCTTTCTCGGCCTGTTCCGCTTCAACCTGCGCTACCTGCAACTGGGGGTCGAGAACGACCAGCTGTACTTGCGCCTGCGCGGCCCCTGGCTGCACGTGATCCTGTTTGAAGTACCTTTGCTTGCGATCATCAGTGAGGTGCGCAACCGCCATCGCCACCCCCAGGCCAAACTCAGCGACGCCCGCGACCAGCTGTACCGTAAGTTCGACTGGCTCAAGGCCAATGCCAGCAGTGAGGAGCTGGCCGAATTGCAGGTCGCCGACTTCGGCACCCGCCGACGCTTCTCCTACAAGGTTCAGGAAGAAGTGGTACGGGTGCTCAAGGAAGATTTCCCCGCGCGTTTCGTCGGCACCAGCAACGTGCACCTGGCACGGAAACTGGATATCAAGCCACTGGGGACCATGGCCCACGAGTGGATCATGGCCCACCAGCAACTGGGGCCGCGGCTGATCGACAGCCAGATTGCCGCGCTCGATTGTTGGGTGCGCGAGTACCGCGGGCTGCTGGGCATCGCCCTGACCGATTGCATCACCATGGATGCTTTCCTGACCGATTTCGACCTGTACTTCGCCAAGCTGTTCGACGGCCTGCGCCATGACTCGGGCGATCCGGTGCAGTGGGCGGAAAAGGCCATCAGCCACTATCGCAAGCTGGGGATCGACCCGATGACCAAGACCCTGGTGTTCTCCGACGGCCTGAACCTGACCAAATCGCTGGAGATCTTCCGGGCCCTGCGCGGGCGCATCAATGTCAGCTTCGGCATCGGCACCAACCTCACCTGCGATCTGCCCGGGGTGGCGCCGATGAGCATCGTGCTTAAAATGACCGACTGTAACGGCCAGCCCGTCGCCAAGATTTCCGATGAGGCGGCCAAGACCCAATGCCGCGACGAAAACTTCGTCGCCTACCTGCGCCACGTCTTCAAAGTGTCCAAGGAGTAA
- a CDS encoding branched-chain amino acid ABC transporter permease, with product MDGIFLQQLVNGLTLGSVYGLIAIGYTMVYGIIGMINFAHGEVYMISAYLAAISLALLAYFGIESFPLLMLGTLIFTVVVTGVYGWTIERIAYKPLRNSTRLAPLISAIGISLILQNYAQISQGARQQGVPTLLEGAWRVEVGTGFVQLTYTKIFILVAAFVGMAALTYIIKFTKLGRMCRATQQDRKMASILGINTDRVISYVFVIGAVMAALAGVLITMNYGTFDFYAGFIIGIKAFTAAVLGGIGSLPGAMLGGIILGISESLFSGLINSDYKDVFSFSLLVLILIFRPQGLLGRPLVAKV from the coding sequence ATGGATGGTATTTTCCTGCAGCAACTGGTCAACGGGCTGACCCTCGGGTCCGTCTATGGCCTGATCGCCATCGGCTACACAATGGTCTATGGCATTATCGGCATGATCAACTTCGCGCACGGCGAGGTGTATATGATTTCCGCGTACCTGGCGGCAATCAGCCTGGCATTGCTGGCGTATTTCGGTATCGAATCCTTCCCCTTGCTGATGCTCGGGACGCTGATCTTCACGGTGGTGGTCACCGGAGTCTACGGCTGGACCATCGAACGCATCGCCTACAAACCCCTGCGCAACTCCACCCGCCTGGCGCCGCTGATCAGTGCCATCGGCATCTCGCTGATCCTGCAGAACTACGCGCAGATCAGCCAGGGCGCACGCCAGCAAGGCGTACCGACCCTGCTTGAAGGCGCCTGGCGCGTCGAAGTGGGCACCGGTTTCGTGCAACTGACCTACACCAAGATCTTCATCCTGGTGGCGGCCTTCGTCGGCATGGCGGCGCTTACCTACATCATCAAGTTCACCAAGCTCGGGCGCATGTGCCGGGCCACCCAGCAGGATCGCAAGATGGCTTCGATCCTCGGTATCAACACCGACCGGGTGATCTCCTATGTGTTTGTCATCGGTGCTGTCATGGCGGCCCTGGCCGGCGTGCTGATCACCATGAACTACGGCACCTTCGACTTCTATGCGGGCTTTATCATCGGCATCAAGGCCTTCACCGCCGCGGTGCTCGGTGGCATTGGCTCGCTGCCGGGCGCCATGCTCGGCGGGATCATCCTCGGGATTTCCGAGTCGCTGTTCTCCGGGCTGATCAACTCCGACTACAAAGACGTGTTCAGTTTCTCGCTACTGGTGCTGATCCTGATCTTCCGTCCCCAAGGCCTGCTGGGTCGCCCACTCGTGGCGAAGGTGTAA
- a CDS encoding ABC transporter ATP-binding protein, translated as MSTPILELKEIDVFYGPIQALKKVSLHIDEGETVSLIGSNGAGKSTLLMSIFGQPRAAAGQIIYRGTDITHKSSHYIASNGIAQSPEGRRVFPDMSVEENLMMGTIPIGDKFASEDMQRMFELFPRLKERRNQRAMTMSGGEQQMLAIARALMSRPKLLLLDEPSLGLAPIVVKQIFATLRELAQTGMTIFLVEQNANHALKLSDRAYVMVNGHIRMTGTGQELLVNEEVRNAYLGGH; from the coding sequence ATGAGTACACCGATCCTCGAACTGAAAGAGATCGACGTGTTCTACGGGCCGATCCAGGCCCTGAAGAAAGTCTCGCTGCACATCGATGAAGGCGAAACGGTGAGCCTGATCGGCTCCAACGGCGCCGGCAAGTCGACCCTGCTTATGTCGATCTTCGGCCAGCCGCGGGCGGCAGCCGGGCAGATCATCTACCGTGGCACCGACATTACTCACAAATCGTCGCACTACATCGCTTCCAACGGCATTGCCCAGTCGCCGGAAGGTCGCCGGGTGTTCCCCGACATGTCGGTGGAAGAGAACCTGATGATGGGCACCATCCCGATCGGCGACAAGTTCGCCAGCGAGGACATGCAGCGCATGTTCGAACTGTTCCCGCGGCTCAAGGAGCGGCGCAACCAGCGCGCCATGACCATGTCCGGCGGCGAGCAGCAGATGCTCGCCATCGCCCGGGCTTTGATGAGCCGGCCCAAATTGCTGCTGCTCGATGAGCCGTCGCTGGGCCTGGCGCCGATCGTGGTCAAGCAGATCTTCGCCACCTTGCGCGAGCTGGCGCAGACCGGCATGACCATCTTCCTGGTGGAGCAGAACGCCAACCATGCGCTGAAGCTCTCGGACCGCGCCTATGTAATGGTCAACGGTCATATCCGCATGACCGGTACTGGCCAGGAGCTGTTGGTCAACGAGGAGGTGCGCAACGCTTACTTGGGCGGGCACTGA
- a CDS encoding ATP-binding cassette domain-containing protein — protein MSDDVILSVENLMMQFGGIKALSDVSLKVRRNQIFALIGPNGAGKTTVFNCLTGFYKASGGKIELNLRGTRTNVIQLLGERFQLGDFVSPKRFINRLHYKMFGGTHLVNRAGLARTFQNIRLFREMSVVENLLVAQHMWVNRNLLAGVLNTKGYRKAESDALDHAFYWLEVVDLVDCANRLAGELSYGQQRRLEIARAMCTRPQIICLDEPAAGLNPQETEALSKMIRVLRDEHDLTVVLIEHDMGMVMSISDHIVVLDHGNVIAEGAPQDIRHNPTVIAAYLGADEEELV, from the coding sequence ATGAGCGATGACGTGATTCTCTCGGTTGAAAACCTGATGATGCAGTTTGGCGGCATCAAGGCGCTCAGCGATGTCAGCCTCAAGGTCAGACGCAACCAGATCTTCGCCCTGATCGGCCCCAACGGTGCCGGCAAGACCACGGTGTTCAACTGCCTGACCGGCTTCTACAAGGCCAGTGGCGGCAAGATCGAACTGAACCTGCGCGGCACCCGCACCAATGTCATCCAGCTGTTGGGCGAACGCTTTCAGCTGGGCGATTTCGTCTCGCCCAAGCGCTTCATCAACCGCCTGCACTACAAGATGTTTGGCGGTACTCACCTGGTCAACCGCGCAGGGCTGGCGCGGACCTTCCAGAACATTCGCCTGTTCCGGGAAATGTCGGTGGTCGAGAACCTGCTGGTGGCCCAGCACATGTGGGTCAACCGCAACCTGCTGGCCGGCGTGCTCAACACCAAGGGCTACCGCAAGGCCGAAAGCGATGCCCTCGACCATGCCTTCTACTGGCTGGAAGTGGTCGACCTGGTCGACTGCGCCAACCGCCTGGCCGGTGAGCTGTCGTACGGCCAGCAACGGCGCCTGGAGATTGCCCGGGCCATGTGCACGCGGCCGCAGATCATCTGCCTCGACGAACCGGCTGCCGGCCTCAACCCGCAGGAAACCGAAGCGCTGAGCAAAATGATCCGCGTGCTGCGCGACGAACATGACCTGACCGTGGTGCTGATCGAGCACGACATGGGCATGGTCATGAGCATCTCCGACCATATCGTGGTGCTTGACCACGGCAACGTGATCGCCGAAGGCGCGCCACAGGACATCCGTCACAACCCGACGGTGATTGCTGCCTACCTGGGCGCCGATGAAGAGGAACTGGTATGA